A genome region from Solirubrobacter pauli includes the following:
- the secG gene encoding preprotein translocase subunit SecG: MVNTVLSVLQVFLAVGVIFLVLLHSGKDAGMSGAFGVGVAGGTSGGSLMEKNLDRWTIIFAVLFVVNTMAILLT, encoded by the coding sequence ATGGTCAACACGGTTCTCAGCGTCCTTCAGGTCTTCCTCGCCGTCGGGGTCATCTTCCTGGTGCTCCTGCACTCGGGCAAGGACGCGGGCATGTCCGGCGCGTTCGGCGTCGGCGTCGCGGGTGGCACCTCCGGTGGCTCGCTGATGGAGAAGAACCTGGACCGCTGGACGATCATCTTCGCCGTGCTGTTCGTCGTGAACACCATGGCGATCCTCCTCACCTAG
- a CDS encoding RDD family protein, whose amino-acid sequence MPPFAPEPQSQYAHGTPYSSWRRRVAAYLVDFLVLLALYGVPLAASWVAIYAVTDDDATAESWSAIALYALIPIVTLPYYALTMRRGGARNGQTWGKQALGIRVVRQTGEPVTGGFALLREMLVKNLLLGICGIVQLIDFLWPMWDDYRQSLHDKIVSTFVVRA is encoded by the coding sequence ATGCCACCTTTCGCGCCTGAGCCGCAGTCGCAGTACGCCCACGGCACCCCGTACTCGAGTTGGCGCCGCCGCGTCGCCGCCTACCTCGTCGACTTCCTCGTGCTGCTCGCGCTCTACGGAGTGCCCCTGGCCGCCTCCTGGGTGGCCATCTACGCGGTGACCGACGACGACGCGACGGCCGAATCCTGGTCGGCAATCGCGCTCTACGCGCTGATCCCGATCGTCACGCTGCCCTACTACGCGCTCACGATGCGCCGCGGTGGCGCCCGCAACGGCCAGACGTGGGGCAAGCAGGCGCTCGGCATCCGCGTCGTTCGCCAGACGGGCGAACCGGTCACCGGCGGCTTCGCGCTCCTGCGCGAGATGCTGGTCAAGAACCTGCTGCTGGGCATCTGCGGGATCGTCCAGCTGATCGACTTCCTGTGGCCGATGTGGGACGACTACCGGCAGTCGCTGCACGACAAGATCGTCAGCACGTTCGTTGTGCGAGCCTGA
- a CDS encoding MTH1187 family thiamine-binding protein yields MATADLTVIALGRADASASAYIAAIQRRLAEQDRVRYVMHAMGTSLEGATADILALVGELHAVPFEQGIPRVYTVLKLDERRDRPDQTLADKVASVERRLAES; encoded by the coding sequence GTGGCCACCGCCGACCTGACCGTGATCGCCCTCGGGCGCGCCGACGCGAGCGCGTCCGCCTACATCGCCGCCATCCAGCGCCGCCTGGCCGAGCAGGACCGGGTGCGCTACGTGATGCACGCGATGGGCACCTCGCTGGAGGGGGCGACCGCGGACATCCTCGCCCTCGTCGGCGAGTTGCACGCGGTGCCGTTCGAGCAGGGCATCCCGCGCGTCTACACCGTGCTCAAGCTCGACGAGCGGCGCGACCGGCCGGACCAGACGCTGGCCGACAAGGTGGCCTCGGTCGAGCGGCGCCTGGCCGAGTCGTGA
- a CDS encoding heme lyase CcmF/NrfE family subunit: protein MINAGHACLIVAFAAALYGIAASLYGARARRRDFVASGRRAAYAMAGATAVAFVLLEAAFVRSDFEFAVVASHSSTTTPLFYRLTAMWSSQEGSLLLWLFSLGLWSSIILFITRHKLRALAPYATAVLLGFGAFFAGVMLFGESPFTRADRIVAEGAGLNPLLRDPGMMIHPPMLYSGYTLFAVPFAFGIAALITRRLDAEWIRSTRPFTLAAWCALGFGIVLGARWSYHELDWGGYWMWDPVENASLMPWLTATAFLHSVMIQERRGMLRTWNVSLVLATGVLSILGTFLVRSGVLNSIHAFGASTLGVPFLILLAVMIAGSIFLVATRHESLKSEHRLDSLLSREAVFLLNNFVLVAMCFVVFWGTFFPLIAEAVTGRQRNIGPPVYERFIVPLALILVLLTAIGPVIAWRRATASNFRRNLGKPAIFAVAVLVALLAFGVSGSVTALIMFTFGAFVLGTVVQEFWRGTRARRAVAKEAVPVALVQLVKRNRRRYGGYTVHIGIVVIFVGVAASSSFKDVRDVALRPGETAIVGGREFTYVKPTSELVAAPNGRLERIVFGADLRVDGKPMHTSKDYFPSQDTSLGPVSRFFDGEATTEVALDASLGEDTWAAVAPDIAKLRPQIDEGDEVFDKAADDLTGDQANEFLAVALQGLTDAYAENPPPARFRFEVNPLVTWIWLGSLIAVLGGILAGWPAKRGLTKITSAKYAARVGKDVREPEPAESVPA from the coding sequence GTGATCAACGCGGGTCATGCCTGCCTGATCGTCGCCTTCGCGGCCGCGCTCTACGGGATCGCGGCCTCGCTGTACGGCGCTCGGGCCCGCAGGCGTGACTTCGTCGCGTCCGGCCGTCGCGCGGCGTACGCGATGGCGGGCGCGACCGCCGTCGCCTTCGTGCTGCTCGAGGCGGCGTTCGTGCGCTCGGACTTCGAGTTCGCCGTCGTCGCGTCGCACTCTTCGACGACGACGCCGCTCTTCTACCGGCTCACCGCGATGTGGTCCTCCCAGGAGGGCTCGCTGCTGCTGTGGCTGTTCTCGCTCGGCCTGTGGTCGAGCATCATCCTCTTCATCACGCGTCACAAGCTGCGCGCGCTCGCCCCGTACGCGACCGCGGTGCTGCTGGGCTTCGGCGCGTTCTTCGCGGGCGTGATGCTCTTCGGCGAGTCGCCGTTCACGCGCGCTGACCGGATCGTCGCCGAGGGCGCGGGGCTGAACCCGCTGCTGCGCGACCCGGGGATGATGATCCACCCGCCGATGCTCTACAGCGGCTACACGCTGTTCGCGGTGCCGTTCGCGTTCGGCATCGCGGCGCTGATCACGCGCCGGCTCGACGCGGAGTGGATCCGCTCCACGCGCCCGTTCACGCTCGCCGCCTGGTGCGCGCTCGGGTTCGGCATCGTCCTCGGCGCCCGCTGGAGCTACCACGAGCTCGACTGGGGCGGCTACTGGATGTGGGATCCGGTGGAGAACGCGTCGCTGATGCCGTGGCTCACGGCCACCGCGTTCCTGCACAGCGTGATGATCCAGGAGCGCCGCGGGATGCTGCGCACGTGGAACGTGTCGCTCGTGCTGGCCACCGGCGTGCTCTCGATCCTGGGCACGTTCCTGGTGCGCTCCGGCGTGCTGAACTCGATCCACGCGTTCGGCGCCTCCACGCTCGGCGTGCCGTTCCTGATCCTGCTCGCCGTGATGATCGCCGGCTCGATCTTCCTGGTCGCGACCCGCCACGAGTCGCTCAAGTCCGAGCACCGGCTGGACTCGCTGCTCTCGCGCGAAGCGGTCTTCCTGCTGAACAACTTCGTGCTCGTGGCGATGTGCTTCGTCGTCTTCTGGGGCACCTTCTTCCCGCTGATCGCCGAGGCCGTCACCGGCCGCCAGCGCAACATCGGCCCGCCCGTGTACGAGCGCTTCATCGTGCCGCTGGCGCTGATCCTCGTGCTGCTGACCGCGATCGGCCCCGTCATCGCCTGGCGCCGCGCGACCGCGTCGAACTTCCGCCGCAACCTCGGCAAGCCGGCGATCTTCGCGGTCGCGGTGCTCGTCGCGCTGCTCGCGTTCGGCGTCAGCGGCTCGGTGACGGCGCTGATCATGTTCACGTTCGGCGCGTTCGTGCTCGGCACGGTCGTGCAGGAGTTCTGGCGCGGGACCCGCGCCCGCCGCGCCGTCGCCAAGGAGGCCGTCCCGGTCGCGCTGGTGCAGTTGGTCAAGCGCAACCGCCGCCGCTACGGCGGCTACACGGTGCACATCGGCATCGTCGTGATCTTCGTCGGCGTGGCCGCGTCCTCGTCGTTCAAGGACGTCCGCGACGTGGCGCTGCGCCCGGGGGAGACCGCGATCGTCGGCGGCCGCGAGTTCACCTACGTCAAGCCGACGTCCGAGCTCGTCGCCGCGCCGAACGGCCGGCTGGAGCGGATCGTCTTCGGCGCCGACCTGCGCGTCGACGGCAAGCCGATGCACACGTCGAAGGACTACTTCCCGTCCCAGGACACCTCGCTCGGCCCGGTCTCCCGCTTCTTCGACGGCGAGGCCACGACCGAGGTCGCCCTCGACGCGTCGCTCGGCGAGGACACGTGGGCCGCGGTCGCGCCGGACATCGCCAAGCTGCGCCCGCAGATCGACGAGGGCGACGAGGTCTTCGACAAGGCCGCCGACGACCTGACCGGCGACCAGGCGAACGAGTTCCTCGCGGTCGCGCTCCAGGGCCTCACCGACGCCTACGCCGAGAACCCGCCGCCCGCCCGCTTCCGCTTCGAGGTCAACCCGCTCGTGACGTGGATCTGGCTGGGATCGCTGATCGCGGTCCTCGGCGGCATCCTCGCCGGCTGGCCGGCCAAGCGCGGCCTGACGAAGATCACGAGCGCCAAGTACGCCGCGCGCGTGGGCAAGGACGTCCGCGAGCCCGAGCCCGCCGAGAGCGTCCCCGCCTGA
- a CDS encoding cytochrome c maturation protein CcmE produces MDPSRKRTIRFVVALSAAVLLAGALALTSFSASTEARQPSELVNATPTPGAKYQLVGKVVKGYETKGDTTYFRVRDREGSVSVPVTYAGRLPDPFRADREIVVDVVKQGDVYVGQVGTLITKCPSKFTADKTNT; encoded by the coding sequence GTGGATCCGTCACGGAAGCGCACCATCCGCTTCGTCGTGGCCCTGAGCGCGGCCGTTCTGCTGGCCGGCGCCCTGGCGCTGACGAGCTTCTCCGCCTCGACCGAGGCCCGCCAGCCGTCCGAGCTGGTCAACGCCACGCCGACCCCCGGCGCCAAGTACCAGCTGGTCGGCAAGGTGGTCAAGGGCTACGAGACCAAGGGCGACACGACGTACTTCCGCGTCCGTGATCGCGAGGGCTCGGTCTCCGTGCCGGTCACCTACGCCGGCCGCCTGCCGGACCCGTTCCGCGCCGACCGTGAGATCGTCGTCGACGTGGTCAAGCAGGGCGACGTGTACGTGGGCCAGGTCGGCACCCTGATCACGAAGTGCCCGTCGAAGTTCACGGCGGACAAGACCAACACCTGA